CATGCCCGACTACTGGCTCCTGACCACTGGCGCCCGGCCTTTCGCGAACTCGCTGCGGAAACGGCTGTAGGAGAAGTAGATCACCAGCCCGATGATCAGCCATGCGAAGAAGCGCGCCCAGGTGATGACCAGCAGCCCGCTCATCAGGGCCACGCACAGCACCACCGAGAGGATGGGAAACAGGGGCACGAAGGGCACCTTGAACCCGCGAGGGCGGTCGGGCTGAGTGCGCCGCAGCACCAGCACCCCCAGCGAGACCAGCACGAAGGCGAAGAGGGTCCCGATGTTGGAGAGGTCGGCGGCCTCGCCGATGTCCACGATGCCGGCGGGGATGCCCACCAGCGCGCCCGCGATCCAGGTGGACCAGTGCGGCGTCCGGAAGCGCTTGTGCAGGGTGGAGAACAGGCCCGGCAGCAGCCCGTCGCGCGACATGGCGAACCAGATGCGCGTCTGCCCGTACTGGAAGACCAGGAGCGAGGAGATCATCCCCATCAGCGCCCCGATCACGATCACCGCCTGCCACAGCGGCTTGGCCCCCAGGGTGTGCAGCGCGTAGGCCACGGGGGCGTCCTTGGCGGGGCTGACCCCGAAGGTGTCGTAGCGCATCATGCCCAGCAGCACCAGCGCCACGCCCACGTAGAGGATGGTGCAGATGATGAGCGAGGCGATGATGCCGAAGGGGATGTCCTTCTGGGGATGGCGCGACTCCTCCGCCGCCGTCGAGACGGAATCGAAGCCGATGTAGGTGAAGAAGATGATGGCGCCGCCCGACAGGATCCCGGGGAAGCCGCTGGGGGAGAAGGGGTGCCAGTTGGCGGGCCGCACCAGCATCCCGCCCACCACCAGGAAGACCAGGATGGCGCCCATCTTGATGGCGACCATCACGTTGTTGGCCTCGGCCGACTCGCGCACCCCGCGCACCAGCAGCACGGTCAGGATGAAGACGATCAGGAAGGCCGGAACATTGAAATACGAGCCGGTCCAGCCGCCGGAATAGACCGGCGAGGCCCATTTTTCCGGGATGTGCAGCCCGAAGGCGTCCAGTTGGGCGCTGACGTAGCCGCCGAAGCCCACCGCCACCGCCACGTTGGAGACGGCGTATTCCAGGATCAGGTCCCAGCCGATGATCCAGGCGATCAATTCGCCCAGGGTGGCGTAAGTGTAGGTGTAGGCGGAGCCGGCGATGGGGATCATGGAGGCCAGCTCGGCATAGCACAGCCCGGCGAAGCTGCAGGCCACCGCCACCAGGATGAAGGAGATGGCGATGGCGGGGCCGGCGGGCGGGCGCCCGTGCATGATGGTGCCCGCCAGCGAGTGGTGCTGGATGAGGTTGGTGAACAGGTCGGCGACCTGGGCATGCCAGATGGAGAGCGCGGAGTGCTCGCCCGCCGCCGCCGTGCCCGTGAGCACGAAGATGCCGGAACCGATGATGGCGCCGATGCCCAGCGCGGTCAGGCTCCACGGTCCCAGCGTCCTTCTCAGCCGGTGCTCGGATTCCTCCGAGTCCGCGATCAGCTTGTCGATGGACTTCTTGGCGAAGAGTTGGCTGGCCAGCTTGACCGCTCCTGTGGACGGGATCGACTCGCGGGCCCAGCACGGCCCTTCTCCGCCGCGCCGGATCCGCGTGAAACGTGAAACCTGAAGCTCGAAACGGTTCTAGGCGCGCTTCGTCTGGCCGCGCGCCATCTTCTTGACCTTGCGCTTGCGCGAGCCGCGGTCCCAGGTGCGCTTGGCCTGAGGTTTCTCCGCCTTGCGCTTCTTGCGCGCCGCGCGTTTCGCCTTCTTGCGCTCTTCCCGGCTCAGTGCCTTGGTGTTTGCCATAATCCTTAGTCAGTCCGCTCCTTCAGGATGATTGCCGCCGCGCGGGGCGCGGCGCTC
This Terriglobales bacterium DNA region includes the following protein-coding sequences:
- a CDS encoding amino acid permease — encoded protein: MRRGGEGPCWARESIPSTGAVKLASQLFAKKSIDKLIADSEESEHRLRRTLGPWSLTALGIGAIIGSGIFVLTGTAAAGEHSALSIWHAQVADLFTNLIQHHSLAGTIMHGRPPAGPAIAISFILVAVACSFAGLCYAELASMIPIAGSAYTYTYATLGELIAWIIGWDLILEYAVSNVAVAVGFGGYVSAQLDAFGLHIPEKWASPVYSGGWTGSYFNVPAFLIVFILTVLLVRGVRESAEANNVMVAIKMGAILVFLVVGGMLVRPANWHPFSPSGFPGILSGGAIIFFTYIGFDSVSTAAEESRHPQKDIPFGIIASLIICTILYVGVALVLLGMMRYDTFGVSPAKDAPVAYALHTLGAKPLWQAVIVIGALMGMISSLLVFQYGQTRIWFAMSRDGLLPGLFSTLHKRFRTPHWSTWIAGALVGIPAGIVDIGEAADLSNIGTLFAFVLVSLGVLVLRRTQPDRPRGFKVPFVPLFPILSVVLCVALMSGLLVITWARFFAWLIIGLVIYFSYSRFRSEFAKGRAPVVRSQ